The sequence TTCAGTGCTAGCAACACTTAAAACAATCACAATCATTCAAACACCATTTTACTCAACATGGCCTTCTGCCAAAAGTATAACAGTAATGCAAATCGGCATTATCAAACCTTTTCAACCAACATCGCATTGCACTTACCTCcatataaatatctttttttaaaaacgtgTGATAGAAAGTATTGAACAGCATAACATCTCTAaaagtactgtactgtactataaatACCACATGAGCAAATGTTCTCATTTGACATTTGAGTAGCCCTCACTGGTTTGATCCTGAGATCACTGTCATTAAGGCAGCATTCAATTCATTCAGACTACAGCAGATGTGTACATGGCTAATAGCAGCTAACAAACAAAGGTGGACACAGTTCATATAAACTAACATTATAGAAAGATGCTAATGTCTTCTCCTGAAACATCCCAAATGAAAAGCTCAATATCTTATTACAAACAACTTGAGCGTTATATTATAAATTTTCGCTTAAATTCAAAGTCTGCGTGAAatagaagttgctgagacttttatttcagtatgttgaggtatttccaactgaaataaaatcatggtgtacacaacagtctcttgacttgctgcatcacaaacaccaatattttaacaatttataaaaaaatgtatcactttctggctatcggatattaggcatggatatatatattgtgattatgattttcgaaagtattacatcgctttgtaaatgttatGTTTACCATTATATTATTAGTTTATCAgtatattattaccatttgttgagtttccccatacagtttgatatagcgcttgtACCCGGAAGCCACtttgtgtgacgtcacacttaacgagcggatattgagtagggggcggggctataTTTTTGCATGTTATTTCCTTAttgaccattttaatgtggtgatgtcatgggcccatgaacattttctgcctgttgtcaaactatttcataactgtaacaagaggcaattcaatcataactctaTGGCTAtagacattaaaaatgtaaaacaggaaatacgttaggaccattgttattgtttacaatcCTTAAGATagtctatagcagtgtttcccaaccctgttcctggaggcacaccaacagtacatattttggatgtctcccttttctgacccattaacttcaggtgttggagtctcttctgatgttatgataagttgattcaggtgtgtttgattagggagaggttgaaaatgtgtactgttggtgtgccttcaggaacagggttgggaaacactggtctataggAAAGTAAaggtaagaggggtgtggttaagactgaaaacaaaacaactaaataaattctAATGGACAAATTAATGCACAGATTAACGTTTAACCTAAAGAACAActatgtgcgctagcaaaataaacatttaaaattttgatttcacCCCGTGGCAACAGTTTATTTTATGTTGCGTttcctaaccctaaccttaactaggcatgggacgataaccgttttcaagttataccgcagtttggaaaagttttTAAACCGGCCAAATTTtatgttataccgttcctacgattttttaattgttttttgttgttgttgttttttaggacaacagaatctccagcagaaaagatttaCAAAGacgctgttttaaaatgtaaagaaatctgtgtttttgaaactaaataGAGCAGAAGTCAGTAGCTATgttgcaaattaaatgtatgtgcaaaatTGGAATATCGCATACAAGACGgttgaataaagcagtgtttccatccaacgagtcaaagagaaccaaATCGTCATTTCCctattaactggtgccaaatatcaacagtaaaaattgaaTTTCCCAGAGTAgcagaagctgcgtcaatcttttcttcacttaataaatgacttgcgcctcagaaaacAAATGCCATGACACAATGAATGCgtagtggcgtttgaaggcacagatgctctggaggtaattaataacataataacactactgaaatggttacggcattttagaatggccaaaacaactTTTCCGATGTTTTAcgatgtgctcagcctgctggtttgtccattcaaacatttaaatcatcacatgatctcttataacaaatcacatgactttttttattttgcatactggaatttgttcattaaaagtgtttccatcgtagtttatgggCATCTTTTTGTATTgaataaagtttatcctacttagttatgcgcaaacaattttttatgcgcattttcaaaacttgtgcgcatcttggcgtttccatcaactgatcTTTTAtgcacatatctaaaatgctcataaaataggtggatagaaacataCCTAATGATTCAGTTAAATTATATAGCCTGATATGTTTACCattccaaaatgttttaaatgtttcttaaaataaaatatattgtcttcGATGGGgaaaatgttgttgttatttactaagacatttaaaaagaatatattttagagcagtgatcacaataccgtgaaaacgtgatatttttatccaaggttatcatactgtgaGAATCATATATTGGCCCATGCCTAACCGCAACCCACTTATGATAAATATGCCACACTATGTTACACAGATAAAAGTACATATTAACAGATGCATTAATACTTTTTGAAAATTGTCAGTAAAAATCAGCCCTTTCCTCAGTTTAGAATTGTtgaatatataataacaaaaggAAAATCTAAAACCGTCAAATGTTATTTTCGCTTTTTAAAAGGTATACAGAGATAATGTCCTATTCTTTTTAAGCTTGTACAGCCAACGAAACTGCTTTCAGCTGACCTCTCTTCTAAAATCAACATGAGGGAAATTGTTTCGCTGTTTGGCTTGAACTATCATGGCGGGTCAGCGATAGAGGGCATGTTTGAGAACAGTGCTGGCTCTTGCTTTCAAAGAGCAAAGGAAAACCAGGGGGGCATAGGGACAGtaagataagaaaaaaaaagagatttgagCAGGAACACTGTGAGCAGATGTAGGTAGTATACGTAGTTGAATGTTACTGTGCTGTTGACGCAGGACAAGTACTGACAGCCGAAGACAACAGAAGAGGGAGGGGATAACAGCCTTTGGCAATCTATAGGAAAGAAATATTGTCTTACTTGGCAGCATTATATACCACAGTGTAAAATAAAGACTAAAGGCTTGCGGCTATATTACAGAAAAACGGGCTGTTGGTTCATTATTTCAAGTCAGAACTCTTAACATCAAACAAATTGCAACAACAGCAGAAATTCTGTTCAACGATGACAAATATTCGCCACACAATGTCAGGCGAATCGCACCTAGATTGCAATTTTCATTCTGCCCTTTTTGAACTTGACGTTCAGTCCAATTTTAATGCAAACGATGCCgctgcattaaaaaaacagcagAGATCTTGCACAGTGTCACGGATTATTTATCCATCCAGTATTGACAAAATCCAAAGCATTCAGCCACGGAGAGTCCTCAAAAAAGGACCGTTCactctttaatttatttaaaatgattatttcagagaaaaaaatacaacatctctatttttattcttttttttcatcCATACACTGACATATGACAACACGCAGTGTCTATCTCCATTCTGTTTCTTAGGCTCGTCTCCAAAGCCATCTTTACACAACAGCTGATTCTGTCTCTTTTGAGCGCAGTAACTGTGAATGCTCTGAGTAACAGTGGCACAGTATGAATATGTGAAGCACGCCTCAGTGATTCACCTTTCAAGGCTCTCTCTCTTTGGATACAAAGAACGCAAAAAGCTCTTCATATGCTTCTCGCATAACACTGTCATTTCTATCAGGAGCACATGGGTCTCCAAAATGCAACCCGTTAAATTTTTGCGAGCGTTTCAATTGTTATTACACCTCGTGGCACAAGCCAGCTGTGGCAATCAAATGAATTCTTCAGACAAAGTGCTTGTCTTTCCTTCTGAGAACTATTTACATAAAGTAATACCAGCCCTTCTCCAGAGAGCGACCTAAACCGGCACACTTAAGTGGCAGCGCAGTCTGAAGGCAAAGTGAGTCGGACCGCCCCTCCACCCCCTGTAGAAGCAGAAAAGGCTGCTGAGTTTGGTCCGTTGGCCTCCATAGTGAAGAGTTTGCAGGTTCGTGGAGGGCCGTAGTCAGGGGCGGGGACAGTAGCATTAGCGGCGGTGGCAGGAGCTTCTCTTTCAGGACTGGAGGCATGGGAGGAGCAGGGAGAGTTGGTGGGGCTGAGCTGCACGGCTGTGGTGTCCTGCATTGTGTGCTCGCTGGTCTCGATCTCAAACGCTGCCCCTCCACCCAACCCCCCTCCACCTCGACCCATAAAACCCAAACCACCGCCTCCTTTAGACCGGCGAGAGCTCTGAGGTGGAGGCAGTCGACTGCAGATGCAACAAGCCCCGAAGAAGGAGAAAGCCACCAGTAGGAGAATCGGACCGATGATGATTGGAGGATTGCTGGAGGGCACGAGCGTACTGAAGGCAAAGGCGCCAACTAAGGTGATGTTGATGCCTGCCAACATGATGCACAGTCCACATGCACAGCAGAGGGCAGGAGAAGGCAGACCTTGCGGACGGGATTTCCGCTTCTTGCGGGTCTGTGTTTCCTTTTTGGGCACTGATGTGCCAGAATTCTGTTCGCTGCAAACCATATTGGCGAGGATCAAGGTTCTAGGATTGCAGCCGCAACCACACTCACATCCGTCGTCTCCTTGTCAGCAAATTGTGGAAGAACAGCATTGCTTCTTCACCACAGCTTGCTTCATACAGCAGGGATGCTACCTGTAGTGTAAAATTAAAGAATGTTTGACATCTAAagctgaacattctgtcatcaattactcacactttacttgtttctgtcttctgtttaacacaaaagatattttgaagaacctgtaactattggcttttttagggggacaacttaattgttttacgttcaatccacttaaatttgtaaaaactaataagctgatgaataaaggtgagtgtatatacagttgaagtcagaattattagccccactgtttattttttccccaatatctgtttaatggagagattttttaacacatttccaaacataatagttttaataactcatttctaataactgatttattttatctttgccatgatgacagtaaataatatttgactagatttgtttctagacacttctatactgctttaagtgacatttaaaggcttaactaggtttaattaggttaactagacaggttagggtaattaggcaagttattgtataatgatggtttagtCTGTAggctatcagaaaaaaatatagcttgaaggggctaataattttgaccttaaaatgtttattaaaaaatgtaaaaatgcttttattcaagctgaaataaaacaaataagacgtttcctggaagaaaaaatattatcagacatactgtgaaaacttccttgctctgttaaaaatcatttgggaaatatttttaaaaaagacaaaaaaaaatcatagggggctaataattctgatttcaactgtatgtgtatatatacatttatatataatataattttgccAGAGCTTAAATGCATAGTtctgccaaacaaaaacaaatactatggaggtcagtggttacaggtttgcagctttctttaaaatatcttctgtttaacagaataaagaaactcataaatgtttgcaacaaatgaagggtgagtaaatgatgacagctgttagaattatatatatatatatatatatatatatatatatatatatatatatatatatatatatatatatatatatacacacacaagttaTTAACTGGAAGGCCAAATGATAAATTAAAGTTAAGTTGGCCTCTTTAGCAGCTGTGATTAATAATACGAAATGTAAAGATGACACTATAAGGGTAACATATATGACTATAAAATAATGTGATAAATATCAACTACAGTACAGTCAAGCTTCAGtttaaatgatatattaatattaagatgATTATAAAGCTAATATTTGATTGCTCACAACAATGCCACATTACTCAATAAATTCTAGATGTTCTATCTAAACTAATAAGATGATTTTTCTTTACGCATAAAAACTTTAGCAATGCTTGTTTTTAGGGGTAGGATTCTTGGTTAGGATTACATTAACATAATAtattcaaaggtttggggtcggtatgattattaaatgtatactttttataatgatgaattaaaaaaatgtataataactttttatttaaaataaatattttttatgtctCAATGGGAAATGTATCACAGCTTCACACCTTAACAATATTAAGCTGCACACATCTGTTTTCAATATTATCAATATTCATTTCTTGAGCTGCACACCACATAGAATAATTTGTGGAGGATCAGTGACACTGGCGATTACAGCAATGATGCTGGAAACTGCTTTAATGTcacagtttattatttattaaaatgaaaatggttACTTTAATTTGTAATATGTCATAATactgtttactgtatttttaccatGCTGAGGTTAAATCAGccacttcttttaaaaacatttttaattatttttcccaAAGTTTTGATTGTAGCTGTGCATATACACCATGTGCATGTTACTGTTGCAATAGCTTACCCTTAGCTTGTTATTACTATATCATTGTACGTATATATTTCTTCTATTTAAATTgatgttatttcttttttaacagCGAACGCCTCATTATCCAATGACAGAGATATGTTTTCAACATACACAATCCATTTGCCCTATATTTTGAAGGTTTTCACAACACCAAGGTCACATTTTAGACTACTTCGTGAATTAAACTTGTGCTATCATTTTACACATACCCGTTTTCATCACACCGTCATTAGCGGcgtaaaatgaatcattaaaaatGCGTAGGTATAAATAGAAGCACTGAGCATTGAATGCTGATTTCACCCCTTTTTACAGGATGTGATTAAGCTCATGA is a genomic window of Danio aesculapii chromosome 2, fDanAes4.1, whole genome shotgun sequence containing:
- the tmem275a gene encoding transmembrane protein 275, translating into MVCSEQNSGTSVPKKETQTRKKRKSRPQGLPSPALCCACGLCIMLAGINITLVGAFAFSTLVPSSNPPIIIGPILLLVAFSFFGACCICSRLPPPQSSRRSKGGGGLGFMGRGGGGLGGGAAFEIETSEHTMQDTTAVQLSPTNSPCSSHASSPEREAPATAANATVPAPDYGPPRTCKLFTMEANGPNSAAFSASTGGGGAVRLTLPSDCAAT